A segment of the Halovivax limisalsi genome:
GGCCGAAGCCGGTGCCGCCCTCGCCCTTCGCCGTGGAGACGCCCATCTCGAGGATCTCGTCTTTCAGATCGTCCGGGACGCCGGGGCCGTCGTCGGCGACGTAGACGCCGCCGTCGAACGTCCCGACGTCGACGGAGACCGTGTCGCCGCCGTGGAGGACGGCGTTGCGGAACAGGTTCTCGAAGAGCTGGCGCGCCCGCGCCCGATCGGCCTGGACGTCCGGCAGCGAATCGACCGAGAGCGTCCCGTCGGCCGTGTCGACGCCGTCCCACGCCTGTCGGACGACGTCTTCGAGCGCGACGGGTTCGAGCTCCCCGATGGCTTCGCCTTCGCGCGCGAGCGTCAGGAGGTCCTCGATCATCCTGTGCATGCGATCGAGTTCCTCCCCCACGACGTCGAGGTGCTTGAGGTCGCCGGTGTCGATGGCGGTGTCGAGGTAGCCCTCGGCGACCGACAGCGGATTGCGCAGGTCGTGACTGACGATCGAGGCGAACGTATCGAGGCGCTCGTTCTGGCGTTCGAGTTCGCGCTCGCGCTCGACGAGCGTCGAGATATCGGTGTAGATGAAGTAGCCGCGCTGGCGATCGTCGTCGGACTGGACCGGAACGCTCCTGAGCAGGAACGGGGCGGTGCCGTGAATCGTCCGCCGGGTGACCTCCGCGTCGACCCGATCGCCGTCCTCGACGGCCTCGTACAGCGACGCGGCGTCCTCGTCCGCCTCGGCCGGGACGAGCAGATCCCGCACTGATTCGCCGACGGCGTCCTCGGGCTCGAACCCGAACAGCCGGACGAACGCCGAGTTGACCGACTCGATCCGGGGCTCGCCGTCCTCGAGGACGTACGTGATCGCCGCGTCCGGGATGTTCTGAAACAGCGCGGCGAACCGATCGCGCTCGAGCGTCAGCGCCCCCTCGAACCTGACCCGGGCCATCGCGTGGGCGGTGTGGACGACCAGCAGTTCCGCGAGCTGGCGATCGATCTCGGAGTAGGCGTCGGGTTCGGTGGCCAGGACCTGGAAGACGCCCGTCTCGCCCATCGGGATCGAGATCGCGGATCGATACGCCGGGTTGGTCGCCGCGGTCGCCGACTCCTCGTGGACGTCGTCGACAACGATCGTCCGGTCCTCCGCGACCGTCCGCCCGGCGATCCCGTCAGCCGTGGAGAGCGGCCCCGCGTCGGCGTAGGGCTCGGCGGCCGTCGCCGCCAGCACCTCGAACGTCTCGCCCTCGGCGTCTGCGATGACGCACGCCTCGAAATCGAGCAGGTCCGAGACGCGTTCGACGACGTACTCGCAGACGCGCTCGACGTCGTCGTCGTGGGCGTCGAGTTCGCGACTGATCGCCCGGAGTCGATCGATCCGCTCGCGGGTGTCCAGTCGATCGTCCGACTTCGCCTCGACGCCGGTGACCGGTTCGATCCTGACGAGGCCGTAGGGCGACCCCGGCAGCGGCCGCGTTCGAACGCGAACCGGCCGGTCGTCGATCACGAACTCCGCCGATCGTTCCTCGCCCGACAGCGCGTCCGCGTACGCCGCTCGAACGTACGGTTCGACGCTCGGATCGATCGACGCGCCGACGAGGGTCCGTCCCTCGAGCGTTGCCGGGTCCAGTCCGTCGGTCAGGGCGGTCCCGACGACGGTGACGTGGCGGTAGTCCGCGTCGAAGACGCCGAGTACGGCGTCCTCGTCCTCGAGGAGCGCGGCGAGCGCCCCGACGTGGGCAGTCCGACCGTCACCATCGGCGTCCCGGTCGGCTCCGTCGGTTCGATCGAGCGCCGCGGCGATGCGACGGTCGAGCAGTGCCGCCGTCGTCGCCGAGTCGGCCGCGAGAGTGAGACAGTCGGTCGCACCGGCCTCGAGGGCCTCGTCCGGTCGCGTTTCGTCGTCCAGCAGCGCGATGATGGGAACAGACCGGTCGGCCGAGCGGACCGCTTCGATCGCGTCCGACGACGTGGACGGACCGGTAACGACGACGTCGACCGCTCCGTCGGAGAGCCGCGCGGTGACCGCCTCCGGACTCGACGCCGACTCGATCGACCGCGTCGGCGATCGAAGCGAGTCGAACAGGTCCTCGCGCGTCCGGGAGCCGTCGAGGAATATCCCGGAGACGTGACGGCTCATGTCGACTCGAATTCGGGTGAGCACGACCTAAACAATTGTGGCCCGATAACAGCCCGCACGATGGCTGTGGGCCCCGGAAATGGCGCTTGGAGACGGCGCGCGCCTTCGGTGGCCGAGCGGGTCGAGACCGGCCGCCTCGGCGAACCGGCCGTCGGCGCGGGCCCGTTCCTCGCACGCAGGCCCGATTCCCGCCTCAGAGCAACAGCGCGATGATCGCGAGAACGATGAACACCAACACGAAGATCCGGGCGATCTCCATCGAGATGCCGGCGACGCCGCGCGCGCCGATCGCCGCGGCAACGAGCGCGAGGACGAAGAACACGATGGCCCAGTACAGGAATCCACCGTCGCCGACCGTGAGCGGGACTGTTTCGAACATACGCCGGTTCGCCACGGACGGACACATAAATACCGCCGACCCTCCAGTCGACCGATCACGCTCCTGACGGGAGTAATCGGCCCGTACCGGCCTCGATCGCGGTGTGGCCGTCGGATCACCACGCGATCCATCGGAGTCGGACGAGTCGCTCGACGACCGTGCCGCGACGGGCTGCCCTGCGGACCGTTCGTCGCCCGCGTCTGGGGCTCGCCGTCCGCCGTCTGGAACCGTCTTCGACCGAGCCGGGCGATTGCCGGCGACAGTATTAATCCGCCCCATGTGGTATGATACCACATGTCTATTGGAGACACGATCAGCCCGTTCGAGCGCCTTCGACGGACCTACGAGTCCGAGTCCCGCTGCGTCGCCTGTGGCAGCGAGGACGACGGCCGGTGGACCGTTCGCGCCAGCGGTCGCTCCGTCCGGTACGAGCGCGAGTGCCGGAGCTGCGGGGCTCGCGACAGCCGCGAGGTTCGACTGCCGAGGTAGGCGACCGACACTGAGCCGGAGGCGGGACCGCCGGGGCGGTGAGCCGACGACGCGGGGCTGTCGACGATGGAGCTGCTGCCCGTCCGATACCCGCCGAGACGAAGCGGCTATACGCGCCGGGGCGTTTATCCCGACAA
Coding sequences within it:
- a CDS encoding DUF1328 domain-containing protein — protein: MFETVPLTVGDGGFLYWAIVFFVLALVAAAIGARGVAGISMEIARIFVLVFIVLAIIALLL
- a CDS encoding HVO_0649 family zinc finger protein yields the protein MSIGDTISPFERLRRTYESESRCVACGSEDDGRWTVRASGRSVRYERECRSCGARDSREVRLPR
- a CDS encoding sensor histidine kinase; this translates as MSRHVSGIFLDGSRTREDLFDSLRSPTRSIESASSPEAVTARLSDGAVDVVVTGPSTSSDAIEAVRSADRSVPIIALLDDETRPDEALEAGATDCLTLAADSATTAALLDRRIAAALDRTDGADRDADGDGRTAHVGALAALLEDEDAVLGVFDADYRHVTVVGTALTDGLDPATLEGRTLVGASIDPSVEPYVRAAYADALSGEERSAEFVIDDRPVRVRTRPLPGSPYGLVRIEPVTGVEAKSDDRLDTRERIDRLRAISRELDAHDDDVERVCEYVVERVSDLLDFEACVIADAEGETFEVLAATAAEPYADAGPLSTADGIAGRTVAEDRTIVVDDVHEESATAATNPAYRSAISIPMGETGVFQVLATEPDAYSEIDRQLAELLVVHTAHAMARVRFEGALTLERDRFAALFQNIPDAAITYVLEDGEPRIESVNSAFVRLFGFEPEDAVGESVRDLLVPAEADEDAASLYEAVEDGDRVDAEVTRRTIHGTAPFLLRSVPVQSDDDRQRGYFIYTDISTLVERERELERQNERLDTFASIVSHDLRNPLSVAEGYLDTAIDTGDLKHLDVVGEELDRMHRMIEDLLTLAREGEAIGELEPVALEDVVRQAWDGVDTADGTLSVDSLPDVQADRARARQLFENLFRNAVLHGGDTVSVDVGTFDGGVYVADDGPGVPDDLKDEILEMGVSTAKGEGGTGFGLSIVTQVAEGHGWDVAVADSGSGGARFELRLDPAADGAAAPETADSDDDVDASDRTPEPRRSR